In Taeniopygia guttata chromosome Z, bTaeGut7.mat, whole genome shotgun sequence, one genomic interval encodes:
- the LOC140682014 gene encoding inositol 1,4,5-trisphosphate receptor-interacting protein-like 1, with protein MDPVVFLFALLQGLIQYPPPVGDGLDEETHWRMEARAKYLEWERLRLEQHVEQLSQKKMPHLQLLAVAVLLALVLVLWILGLRSSLRREENEEENHGANEEEVGNVAGNEDDNDGNDVVNGAALAENNNDNDVANVVQEEDNNVDDRDGQDIMERIQWPVQDLQRVCEWITDLLDNYTIYFGHVLSDSFYPVLHRPIGVGSAFEGWSPREQDVVYCVLIPMTPPRGHSFHLELDGEGQRHVRNFRVRVQLECTCTRPQQGENMLCFLHNPEEELRSNQDPSLLDTLCTDSYLDVQKTALWFRQLVKAMWPALPQSQNWHLTLLPSTRSCQFKVTNGEESFRIEMLFGVRRGDSAIFVSSQPREAYTLSTAWPESYAVAEAEFFNYIARQAPSDSLHLKCLQFFSRLVLGFSFSTYTMKTIVMHLLIAMPVSSWSRGHLRERLTDIRDSLHICLRQKCLQHFIVGNRRFPQDINLPPDVRMGRTYNLFHHLAQQPAAHTQAMRDYRVLHKTFKRIALGEDD; from the coding sequence aTGGATCCAGTCGTGTTCCTGTTTGCGCTCTTGCAAGGTCTCATCCAGTACCCGCCGCCCGTGGGTGATGGTTTGGATGAGGAAACACATTGGCGCATGGAAGCGCGTGCAAAGTACCTGGAATGGGAGAGGCTTCGGCTGGAGCAGCACgtggagcagctctcccagaaGAAGATGCCACACTTGCAGCTCttagctgttgctgtgctcctggccctggtcTTGGTCCTGTGGATTCTTGGGTTGAGAAGCAGcctgaggagagaggagaatgaagaagaaaaccatggtgcaaatgaagaggaagttgGCAATGTTGCTGGAAATGAAGATGACAATGATGGAAATGATGTTGTCAATGGGGCTGCACTTGCAGAAAACAACAATGACAATGATGTTGCAAATGTAGTCCAAGAAGAAGACAACAATGTTGACGATCGTGATGGACAAGATATAATGGAGCGCATACAGTGGCCTGTACAGGACCTGCAGAGAGTCTGTGAGTGGATAACTGACCTGTTGGACAATTACACAATTTACTTTGGGCATGTCTTGTCTGACAGTTTCTACCCAGTCCTGCACCGACCCATCGGGGTGGGCAGTGCCTTTGAAGGTTGGAGTCCCCGTGAGCAGGATGTCGTGTACTGTGTGCTCATACCCATGACTCCTCCCCGAGGCCACAGCTTCCACCTGGAGCTGGACGGTGAGGGGCAGAGGCACGTGAGGAACTTCCGTGTCCGTGTGCAGCTGGAGTGCACCTGCACGAGGCCGCAGCAGGGTGAGAACATGCTGTGCTTCCTGCACAACcccgaggaggagctgaggagcaaTCAGGATCCCAGCCTCCTAGACACCCTGTGCACCGACTCCTACCTCGACGTGCAGAAAACTGCCCTCTGGTTCCGGCAACTGGTGAAAGCAATGTGGCCAGCTTTGCCTCAGTCACAAAACTGGCATTTAACGCTGCTGCCCTCCACACGCTCCTGCCAATTCAAGGTGACCAATGGTGAAGAAAGCTTCAGGATTGAGATGCTGTTCGGGGTGCGGAGAGGTGACTCAGCCATCTTTGTGAGCAGCCAGCCTAGAGAGGCCTACACACTAAGCACAGCCTGGCCTGAGTCCTACGCTGTGGCAGAGGCTGAGTTCTTCAATTACATTGCCAGGCAGGCCCCCTCTGACAGCTTGCACCTCAAATGCCTTCAGTTCTTCTCCCGCCTTGTTCTGGGCTTCAGCTTCTCCACCTACACCATGAAGACCATTGTCATGCACCTGCTCATTGCCATGCCCGTGTCATCGTGGAGCAGGGGACATCTCCGGGAGCGACTGACGGATATCAGGGACAGCCTGCATATATGTTTGCGACAAAAATGCCTCCAGCACTTCATTGTGGGTAACCGGAGGTTTCCTCAGGACATCAATTTACCCCCAGATGTAAGAATGGGTAGGACATACAATCTCTTCCATCACCTGGCACAGCAGCCGGCTGCCCACACCCAGGCAATGCGGGATTACCGGGTGCTGCACAAGACGTTCAAAAGGATCGCTCTCGGAGAGGATGActga